The region TTTGACGACCTTGGTGGTCGGTTTGATCGTGATGGCGATCGGAACGTTTTGGGAAATCAAGTTGTTCGGGTCCGGGTACCACTTCATGGCCGCCGTCTTCATCGGTCTGGTCACTCTACAGCTGACGCTCAGTGCGTTGGGGCTCCGACGTGATACGCCGTACGAGCAGCGTGACGTCGGCGCTGTCGATTTGACTCCTTGGAAAGCTGCTCCGTTTGTTGGGGGTGGATTAATTCTCTTTGCCGTGGGCGTTTACGCGTTCTTCGCGCTGTAGTCCGACATTGCAGCAACATTGGTGTCTTCGTCGCGGCTTCAGGTCCGTTTCGATACCAATAAAACCAATTTTCACAACACCCAGACGAACCATCGCCTGGGTGTTGTCGTTTGGCGTACTGTGGTGGTTTTTTGGCCTTCTGCTGTGGTCTCGAAATGGCCATCTAGGGTGTGCTTTCCATTGTCGATTTAGCTTCAAAAGGCTTTATCGGGTCTTAATGGATTTGTCGGTGAAATCACTGAACAGTAGCACTGATGGGTTGTATATACTTCGCCTTGTACTTGACGGATTGTCGCGGGAGAGATGTCCCGGCCAGAGTGTGGACTGATGTGCAGTGGGAAGCCAATTTAGGTGAAATTTCCCTTCACAGTCTGAACGCAGGGCATCGCGCGTCCGATTGAGTACCGGTTACAGAAGCTATCAGCCAATCACTTCGTTTAGCCTGAGACGCGATGGACGCCCCTCCAGAAGAACCGTTTGTGGATCCGTCCGGTGAAACGCCCGTTCGCCCAGCTAGGGAGGGCGAGACGCGGATGTGTAACGCGTTGGAAACCAACATGATCTCGCCACTTGAGGCGGGACAACGTTTTGGTGAATTCGAAATCCGCGAATTGCTCGGACGTGGCAAAGCGGGTTTCGTCTATTCGGCGCTCGATCTACTGTCAAAGCGACGCTGTGCACTAAAGCTGCTCTGCCGCATGTCGTCGCACGACCTCTATCGCAACAAGCTCGGTTTTCGTCGGATGTCTCCGTTTCGGCACCCGAGTCTGATGCGGACCGACCGTATTGAGATCATCGAAGATTACACCGTTCTGACGATGGAGGAGATCGACGGCGAGACCTTGTATGCATATGCCCGTCGGCTCCGTACAGAGCCTTCACAGGTGGCGTACAAAAAACTGCACTCGTTGTTGCACGACTATGCCTCGGGTCTTGCGGTGATGCACTTCGGTGGGCTGGTCCACCGCGATCTAAAGCCAACGAACTTGATGGTTCGCGAAAACGGGAATGGGGTCATTGTCGATTATGGCTTGGTTGCCAATTGCGATCCCGAAACCGATCCGTCTGGGCTGCGACCCTACATCGCGGGAACGCCACGATATTTCTCACCGGAAGCACTTTGGGAGCAGAGCTACACACCGGCGGGCGATGTTTTCAGTCTCGGTCTGGTGATGCTTGATTGCCTGAACGAAGTCGCGGGCAACGACCAATGGCTACGCCGCGGTGATTTTGCCGATTGGGTTCGCGATGAAGACGAAGAAACCATTGCAAACGCGATATCCGAAATGGACAAGGAGATTCCACCGGTATTACGGATGGCGATCGCCGGGATGTTGTCGGCGGATCGATCACGTCGACCGTCGTCACTTGAAGTCGTCTCGATGACTCGGGTAGGTGACGACCCGATCCGGTTCAGGACGTTGCACCATCTCTTTGGACGAGAGCAGGAACTGGAACAGTGCAACAATTTCATTCGTGACATCTACCGCGGGAGAACCGGACGGCTGCACGTCTATGGTGTTGCGGGTGCCGGAAAAACTCGGCTGCTTGATGAAATCGAACGTCAGCTGCGGCAAAACCACTGGGGCCAGGTTTTTCGCGTGCGTTGCCGATCGCGAGAAAACCAAACATTGCAGGTGATCGATCAGCTTGCCGATCAAGTCGCTCAGCGATATTCGCAGCGTGACCGTGAGCGGATCACGCTGGATGCGGTCAGCGCTTCCATTCTGAAGAAATCATTTCCTCAGCTGAAGCACGTCATCGCCGAAGACATCTACGAGGTTCCTGCTTCGTTTGATGGAAAGCCACAGCGTTTAGACGCGTTGACCGCGGCGATTCGACTGAGCCGTGAACTTCGCAAAGTCGGTCCGCTATTCATCATCATCGATGATGTTCAATGGTCTGATCATGACAGCCACACCATGTGGGACGCTTTGCTGTCGGACGATTCAGGTTATTTGGCGATCATCACGTCGTCTCGCGATGCCGAGACAAAGATTCGGTATCCTGCTGATGAGCGTGTCCACATCGGTCAACTGCCTCACGATTCAGCGTTCGCGTTTTTGCAAACCGCGGCAACACGGTGGGGTGCGAATATCAATGCGGCTGGTCTTGAGGAGTTGGTTGACATTTCCAAATGCAATGCGTTTCGCTTGCATGAGCTTGCCGAAGAGTTCCGACCCGGTGGGATGTTGCACCGCGTTGCTGATTCGGACGATTCGTCAATTTCAAACCTCGACGAAGTCGATCGCTTCTGGCGAAATCGTTTTGACAAGTTGACCAACGAAGCGAAGTCGATTCTTGCGTTTATCGTCGCCGCAAACGCGCCCGTGTCGATTTCTGAATTGGCTGACCTAACTGGGGTGGGCGACCAGGTCGATATTTCGGTTTTTGAACTCGTGCGGCAGCGTTTGGCTGTGGATGACGCGTCAGGCGCAGAGTGCGTGACGGTGGTTCACGACAAGATTGCAGACGGTTTGATCGAGAATCTGGATCCGGCCGAATTGGAACGCGCCCACCTAGCGTGGGCTGAGCTGCTGAAAAAGCAAAATCGACCTCGTGACTTTGCCGCACGAATCGCCTCGCACCTGTATTCTGCCAAACAGGATGGTGCCGCTTTACCATTCGCAATATTGGCCGCCGAAAATGCCGATCGGGCTTTCATGAAGTCCGAGGCTGGCGAATGGCATGAAAAGGTATTGAAGCAAGTTGCCGGCAAAGCTCGCTTAAAGCATTTGCGGGATGCGGCACGATGTTTCCAGGAAGCCGACTTACCGGAGCGAGCCGCTCCTTACTATGAAATACTGTCGCAAACGGAAAACGACGAAGACGAAAAGCGACGATTGAAAGCGACGGCAACTCAGTTGCTTGTCCGAAGCGGGCGTCTTGATCAGGCGCGACCGCTAATCCAGGATCTGTCGGCCGAACTTGCAATCCTGCCAAGACGCAAGGTCGCGATGTCTACTTATCGGTCAGGACTTGAGCAGCTAAACACACAGTTGGCAAAATTCGATTTCGTCGCCCTTCGAGACGAATTGATCGCCGATGAACCGCCGACGCGGCCTGCAAATGCGGCGACTGCGATGGCGTTTTGTAGCGACGCGACCCGATCAATGGCGTTCTTGGATTTTCAAGGCACGATCCAGTTGATGGCCCACGGAGCAAAGCTCGCACTGCAAAGCGGCAGCAATGCAGACCGTCTCCATTTCGGAATTCGATCGAATGTTTGGAATGGACTGTTGGCCGGGCGTGACCATGACGCGATCAAACAGTCGCGTGAATACTTAGAAGAAATGGTCGGCCACATGGAGCACTTTCCGCCGGGGCAGATGACCGGCGATGCTTGGTCAGGATTGGCATTTCTGCGTTTAATTTCGATGCAGTGG is a window of Stieleria sp. JC731 DNA encoding:
- a CDS encoding protein kinase domain-containing protein — encoded protein: MDAPPEEPFVDPSGETPVRPAREGETRMCNALETNMISPLEAGQRFGEFEIRELLGRGKAGFVYSALDLLSKRRCALKLLCRMSSHDLYRNKLGFRRMSPFRHPSLMRTDRIEIIEDYTVLTMEEIDGETLYAYARRLRTEPSQVAYKKLHSLLHDYASGLAVMHFGGLVHRDLKPTNLMVRENGNGVIVDYGLVANCDPETDPSGLRPYIAGTPRYFSPEALWEQSYTPAGDVFSLGLVMLDCLNEVAGNDQWLRRGDFADWVRDEDEETIANAISEMDKEIPPVLRMAIAGMLSADRSRRPSSLEVVSMTRVGDDPIRFRTLHHLFGREQELEQCNNFIRDIYRGRTGRLHVYGVAGAGKTRLLDEIERQLRQNHWGQVFRVRCRSRENQTLQVIDQLADQVAQRYSQRDRERITLDAVSASILKKSFPQLKHVIAEDIYEVPASFDGKPQRLDALTAAIRLSRELRKVGPLFIIIDDVQWSDHDSHTMWDALLSDDSGYLAIITSSRDAETKIRYPADERVHIGQLPHDSAFAFLQTAATRWGANINAAGLEELVDISKCNAFRLHELAEEFRPGGMLHRVADSDDSSISNLDEVDRFWRNRFDKLTNEAKSILAFIVAANAPVSISELADLTGVGDQVDISVFELVRQRLAVDDASGAECVTVVHDKIADGLIENLDPAELERAHLAWAELLKKQNRPRDFAARIASHLYSAKQDGAALPFAILAAENADRAFMKSEAGEWHEKVLKQVAGKARLKHLRDAARCFQEADLPERAAPYYEILSQTENDEDEKRRLKATATQLLVRSGRLDQARPLIQDLSAELAILPRRKVAMSTYRSGLEQLNTQLAKFDFVALRDELIADEPPTRPANAATAMAFCSDATRSMAFLDFQGTIQLMAHGAKLALQSGSNADRLHFGIRSNVWNGLLAGRDHDAIKQSREYLEEMVGHMEHFPPGQMTGDAWSGLAFLRLISMQWKVVPQAVDQCIADFGNDSRRLGFEATHTRWLKLWADWHLGNWDSLRINANDMADDADRRNDNYQRFVATSGFSGNGFLVDGNMQRLAQLSGEHCSIVSDTGCTELIHIFQWINSAQVYLYQGEFSTAGRVVRKMHRELGRSPIRRINLLQIVADYMLCLTSLHQRQEAALCGKSGASSSGDPTSDPAIVRNAIRRLCQQPFDFSKMLGALMRGVERRISGNAKSAKKAFQDAADIATLHSLTPYRLAAEDGLLSLQQDVDRDSLRQFMLTNRVKDPTKLERLYTVGLPNLPDSIV